From the genome of Nodosilinea sp. PGN35, one region includes:
- a CDS encoding RsmB/NOP family class I SAM-dependent RNA methyltransferase: MGQPSNLLLKLSRQLFTEKRDRDAFVEALSAPQPFPTALVWLQPRPEPLPFAIAPPLPWQPAWVDRLSGDQRPGQHPLHQAGAYYCLDTASVFSASVFSAIKDRPERASSPPLTSVLDFCAAPGGKSLLAWKALAPDHLWCNEVIRKRVKILIANLKRCGLTEALVFNLDPQIWAERLPRTAAVVVVDAPCSGQSLLAKGDRALGCFHPVTIKKNASRQKRILASAAQTVVEGGYLAYMTCTFSPEENEQVVAWLLKKFPQFEAIAVPILANYASALAAFPCYRLWPQSGLGAGSFTALLHNRADAPKSLPTPIDFDFLTAQGMAIYRSTPPL; the protein is encoded by the coding sequence ATGGGCCAACCGTCTAACCTGCTGCTAAAACTGAGCCGTCAGCTGTTTACTGAGAAGCGCGATCGCGATGCCTTTGTCGAGGCTTTGAGCGCTCCTCAACCCTTTCCCACCGCCCTTGTCTGGCTACAGCCGCGCCCCGAGCCCCTCCCCTTTGCGATCGCCCCTCCCCTTCCCTGGCAACCCGCCTGGGTCGATCGCCTCAGCGGCGACCAGCGTCCGGGGCAGCATCCCCTCCACCAGGCCGGGGCTTACTACTGCTTAGATACGGCCTCGGTGTTCTCGGCCAGCGTTTTTAGCGCCATCAAAGACCGACCTGAGAGGGCCAGCTCCCCTCCGCTCACCTCAGTGCTCGATTTCTGCGCCGCCCCCGGGGGCAAAAGCCTGCTGGCGTGGAAGGCCTTAGCCCCAGATCACCTCTGGTGTAACGAAGTCATCCGCAAACGAGTCAAAATTTTAATTGCCAACCTCAAACGCTGCGGCCTCACCGAAGCGCTGGTGTTTAACCTCGACCCTCAGATCTGGGCAGAACGGCTACCCCGCACCGCCGCAGTGGTGGTGGTCGATGCCCCGTGCAGCGGGCAGTCGCTGCTGGCCAAAGGCGATCGCGCTCTGGGCTGTTTTCACCCCGTCACCATCAAGAAAAATGCCAGCCGCCAGAAGCGCATCCTCGCCAGCGCCGCCCAGACCGTAGTTGAAGGCGGCTATCTCGCCTACATGACCTGTACCTTTTCCCCTGAAGAAAATGAACAGGTAGTAGCGTGGCTGCTGAAAAAATTTCCTCAGTTCGAGGCGATCGCTGTACCGATCTTGGCCAACTACGCCTCAGCCCTGGCCGCCTTTCCCTGCTATCGACTGTGGCCCCAGTCGGGCCTGGGGGCCGGCAGCTTTACAGCCCTGCTGCACAACCGAGCAGACGCTCCAAAATCTCTGCCTACGCCCATCGATTTTGACTTTCTCACGGCCCAGGGCATGGCCATCTATCGCTCAACCCCGCCCCTTTGA
- a CDS encoding 4-hydroxybenzoate solanesyltransferase — translation MASPSTRPQPSTLAAIVRLLRWDKPTGRLILMLPALWSVVLAAEGRPPLPLVGVIILGTLATSAAGCVVNDLWDRNIDPHVARTRTRPLAARHLSVQVGLGVLLVALLCAYGLSLYLNALSFWLCVLAVPFILFYPLAKRVFPVPQLVLSLAWGFAVLIPWAAVANNLDLPVWILWLAVVLWTLGFDTVYAIPDRDDDRRLGVNSAALFFGNYTPQFIGFCFLGTWLLLIWLGLLLFLAFPYWLGLAVALILWSRQSYLLTRYKPPLVLYGQIFRQNVQLGFILLLGMLLGSLL, via the coding sequence ATGGCAAGTCCTTCTACCCGCCCTCAACCCTCTACGCTGGCTGCCATTGTTCGCCTCCTGCGCTGGGATAAGCCGACCGGGCGGCTGATTCTCATGCTGCCCGCCCTCTGGTCGGTGGTGCTGGCCGCCGAAGGCCGCCCCCCCCTACCCCTAGTCGGCGTAATTATTCTCGGTACCCTGGCCACCAGTGCCGCTGGCTGCGTCGTCAACGACCTCTGGGATCGCAACATTGACCCCCACGTGGCCCGCACTCGCACCCGTCCCCTGGCCGCCCGTCACTTATCTGTCCAGGTGGGCCTAGGGGTGCTGCTGGTGGCCCTGCTCTGCGCCTACGGCCTGTCGCTGTACCTCAACGCCCTCAGCTTTTGGCTGTGCGTTCTGGCCGTGCCGTTTATTTTGTTTTACCCTCTGGCAAAGCGGGTGTTCCCAGTACCCCAGCTGGTGCTTTCCCTCGCCTGGGGGTTTGCTGTGCTGATTCCCTGGGCGGCGGTGGCCAACAACCTGGATCTACCCGTCTGGATTTTATGGCTGGCCGTGGTGCTGTGGACCCTGGGCTTTGACACCGTTTACGCCATTCCCGATCGCGACGACGATCGCCGCCTAGGCGTAAACTCTGCGGCACTGTTCTTCGGCAACTACACCCCCCAGTTCATCGGCTTTTGCTTTCTAGGCACCTGGCTACTGCTGATTTGGCTGGGGCTACTGCTGTTTTTAGCCTTCCCCTACTGGCTGGGATTGGCCGTCGCGCTCATCCTATGGTCGCGCCAGTCCTACCTACTCACCCGCTACAAACCACCCCTGGTGCTCTACGGCCAGATTTTTAGGCAAAACGTTCAGCTGGGCTTCATTCTCCTCCTCGGCATGCTCCTCGGCTCCCTGCTGTAG
- the gatB gene encoding Asp-tRNA(Asn)/Glu-tRNA(Gln) amidotransferase subunit GatB has protein sequence MTTAAPVKTQPAKTQYEAIIGLETHCQLCTETKIFSPASTAFGAEPNTYIDPIVVGMPGVLPVLNQRVLEYAVKAGLALNCQIAPYSKFDRKQYFYPDLPKNYQISQYDLPIAEHGWLEIELIDKKTKAATRKRIGITRLHMEEDAGKLVHGGSDRLAGSTHSLVDYNRAGVPLIEIVSEPDIRTGQEAAEYAQELRRIVRYLGISDGNMQEGSLRCDVNISVRPVGQEAFGTKVEIKNMNSFSAIQKAIEYEIDRQIKANEAGEKILQETRLWDESSQRTKSMRSKEGSSDYRYFPEPDLPPIVVSVEQKEGWLAELPELPAQKRTRYEAEFGLSPYDARVLTDERAITEYFEATMAAGADPKLTANWITQDIAAYLNAERLSIEALPLTPTALAELVQLIEAGTISNKIGKDLLPELLTQGGSPQALVEERGLSQISDPAQIEAMIDEVLAAHPEELEAYRGGKKKLQGFFVGQLMKRSGGRVDPKLSNQLLSQKLNQ, from the coding sequence ATGACCACTGCGGCCCCCGTCAAAACCCAGCCCGCCAAAACCCAGTACGAAGCCATCATTGGTCTCGAAACCCACTGCCAGCTGTGTACTGAAACCAAAATTTTCTCTCCGGCATCCACCGCCTTTGGGGCTGAACCGAATACCTATATCGACCCCATCGTGGTGGGTATGCCGGGGGTACTGCCGGTGCTCAACCAGCGGGTGCTGGAGTACGCTGTCAAAGCAGGCCTGGCCCTAAATTGTCAGATCGCCCCCTACTCCAAGTTCGATCGCAAGCAGTACTTCTACCCCGACCTGCCCAAAAATTACCAGATTTCCCAGTACGACCTTCCCATTGCCGAGCACGGCTGGCTTGAGATCGAGCTAATCGACAAAAAGACTAAAGCAGCCACCCGCAAGCGCATTGGCATCACCCGCCTGCACATGGAAGAAGATGCGGGCAAGCTGGTGCACGGGGGCAGCGACAGGCTGGCTGGCTCCACCCACTCCCTGGTTGACTACAACCGCGCTGGGGTGCCGCTGATTGAGATCGTCTCCGAACCCGATATTCGCACTGGCCAAGAAGCTGCCGAATACGCCCAGGAACTGCGCCGCATCGTGCGCTACCTGGGCATTAGCGACGGCAACATGCAGGAGGGCTCCCTGCGCTGCGATGTCAACATCTCCGTACGTCCGGTGGGGCAGGAGGCCTTTGGCACCAAGGTGGAGATCAAAAATATGAACTCCTTTAGCGCTATTCAAAAGGCGATCGAGTACGAAATCGACCGTCAGATCAAAGCCAACGAAGCGGGCGAGAAAATTCTGCAAGAGACCCGCCTGTGGGACGAGAGCAGCCAGCGCACCAAGAGCATGCGTTCCAAGGAGGGTTCCAGCGACTACCGCTACTTTCCCGAACCCGACCTGCCCCCCATTGTGGTGTCGGTCGAGCAAAAGGAGGGCTGGCTTGCCGAACTGCCCGAACTGCCCGCCCAAAAGCGAACGCGCTACGAGGCAGAATTTGGCCTCTCCCCCTACGATGCGCGGGTGCTCACCGACGAGCGCGCCATCACTGAATACTTTGAGGCTACTATGGCTGCTGGGGCTGACCCCAAACTCACCGCCAACTGGATCACCCAAGACATTGCCGCCTACCTCAACGCCGAACGGCTGTCCATTGAGGCGCTGCCTTTGACTCCCACCGCCCTAGCCGAGCTGGTACAGCTGATTGAGGCGGGCACCATTAGCAACAAAATTGGTAAAGACCTACTGCCTGAGCTGCTCACCCAGGGGGGCTCACCCCAGGCCCTAGTCGAAGAGCGAGGCCTGAGCCAGATTTCTGACCCCGCTCAAATTGAGGCCATGATTGACGAGGTTCTAGCCGCCCACCCCGAAGAGCTAGAGGCCTACCGCGGCGGCAAGAAAAAACTCCAGGGCTTTTTTGTCGGCCAGCTGATGAAACGCAGCGGCGGCCGCGTGGATCCAAAACTGAGCAATCAGCTGCTAAGTCAAAAGCTCAATCAATAG
- a CDS encoding DUF58 domain-containing protein, giving the protein MKRFTQWLEHRWVNPAYVGWLLLGLALFFFAAATNTLAGWLYVISGVMLALLLIAAVLPPRNLQGLVVTRSPLTPVTAGVPLEIELQVRNSQRQTKSLVQLIDPLPAPLGPVQTAAIATLAPGQSHRWRYQVPTTRRGLYGWQTADLRTAAPLGLFWCRRSAEAPATAVVYPQVLALKRCPMLDSAGQRQGQHWRYSPLAKADTQGVTRSLRPYRWGDPTRLIHWRTSARYGELRVRELESITASREVLIGLNTTARWDEASFEQAVVAAASLYAYALKQGFAAALWLPDVDPLREAPRVMHALAAVNPVPGRNSRSAPWPHRPVSLPPVSTLWLTAAGAQSVALSAGSRQLVWGHGDIPETFGNTLSSLQIDANLPLEPQLQTEVS; this is encoded by the coding sequence TTGAAACGGTTTACGCAGTGGTTGGAGCATCGCTGGGTCAACCCAGCCTACGTAGGCTGGCTACTGCTGGGGCTGGCGCTATTCTTTTTTGCGGCGGCGACCAATACGCTGGCTGGCTGGCTATACGTAATTAGCGGGGTGATGCTGGCGCTGCTGCTGATTGCGGCGGTGCTGCCGCCCCGCAACCTGCAAGGGCTGGTGGTGACGCGATCGCCCCTCACCCCAGTGACCGCTGGGGTGCCCTTAGAGATAGAGCTTCAGGTGCGTAACTCGCAGCGCCAGACCAAGAGCCTGGTGCAGCTAATCGATCCGCTGCCGGCTCCGCTGGGCCCGGTACAGACAGCGGCGATCGCCACCCTGGCCCCGGGCCAGAGCCATCGATGGCGCTACCAGGTGCCGACAACTCGCCGGGGACTCTATGGCTGGCAGACGGCAGATCTGCGCACCGCCGCCCCCCTGGGGCTGTTTTGGTGTCGCCGCTCCGCTGAGGCTCCGGCTACGGCGGTCGTATACCCCCAGGTGCTGGCTCTAAAGCGCTGCCCGATGCTGGATAGCGCGGGTCAGCGCCAGGGTCAGCACTGGCGCTACAGTCCGCTGGCCAAGGCCGATACCCAGGGGGTGACGCGATCGCTGCGCCCTTACCGCTGGGGCGACCCCACCCGACTGATTCACTGGCGCACCAGTGCTCGCTACGGCGAACTGCGGGTGCGCGAGCTAGAAAGCATAACCGCCAGTCGAGAAGTTTTAATTGGCCTCAATACCACCGCCCGTTGGGACGAAGCCAGTTTTGAGCAGGCCGTGGTAGCGGCGGCCTCGCTCTATGCCTATGCTCTAAAACAGGGGTTTGCCGCGGCACTGTGGCTGCCAGATGTGGACCCGTTGCGTGAGGCACCTCGGGTGATGCATGCCCTGGCAGCCGTCAATCCTGTGCCGGGCCGCAATTCACGCAGCGCGCCCTGGCCCCATCGCCCTGTTTCTCTACCTCCAGTATCAACCCTTTGGCTGACGGCTGCTGGGGCGCAGTCGGTTGCCCTGTCCGCCGGGAGCCGCCAGCTGGTCTGGGGTCATGGCGATATTCCAGAGACCTTTGGAAATACCCTCAGCTCTCTCCAGATCGATGCCAATCTTCCCCTAGAACCACAACTCCAGACCGAGGTCAGCTAG
- the typA gene encoding translational GTPase TypA → MTLPIRNVAIIAHVDHGKTTLVDALLKQSGIFREGEAVPDCVMDSNDLERERGITILSKNTAVHYGETLINIIDTPGHADFGGEVERVLGMVDGCILIVDANEGPMPQTRFVLKKALEKGLRPIVVVNKIDRPQADPHGAVDKVLDLFIELGADDDQCEFPYLFASGLSGYAKSRLEDEGVDMKPMFEAILDHVPPPIGDPEKPLQIQVTTLDYSEYLGRIVIGKIHNGVINAGQQAALVREDGSLVKSKISKLLGFEGLQRIEIEQASAGHIVAVAGFADANIGETITCPTNPQALPLIKVDEPTLQMTFVVNDSPFAGQEGTFVTSRQLRDRLMRELETNVALRVEPTDSPDRFSVSGRGELHLGILIETMRREGYEFQVTQPQVIYREVNGQPCEPYELLVLDVPEEGVGGCMERLGQRRGELQDMRVMGDGRATLEFVIPARGLIGFRGEFMRLTRGAGIMNHSFSDYRPLCGEIESRRNGVLIAFEEGVATFYALKNAEDRGIFFITPGTKVYKGMIVGEHNRNQDLDLNICKSKQLTNHRAAGGDELVQLQTPVDMSLERALEYIGPDELVEITPESIRLRKLSKKLAKR, encoded by the coding sequence ATGACGCTTCCCATTCGCAACGTTGCAATTATTGCCCACGTTGACCACGGCAAAACCACTCTGGTCGATGCCCTGCTTAAGCAGTCCGGCATTTTTCGTGAAGGGGAAGCCGTACCTGACTGCGTGATGGACTCCAACGACCTGGAACGGGAGCGGGGGATCACTATTCTCTCGAAGAACACCGCCGTTCACTACGGGGAGACGTTGATCAACATCATTGACACCCCTGGGCACGCCGACTTCGGTGGTGAGGTGGAGCGGGTGCTGGGCATGGTAGACGGCTGCATTCTAATCGTGGATGCCAACGAAGGCCCCATGCCCCAGACCCGGTTTGTGCTCAAAAAAGCTTTGGAAAAGGGTCTGCGCCCGATAGTGGTCGTCAACAAGATCGACCGCCCCCAGGCCGACCCCCACGGAGCGGTGGATAAGGTATTAGACCTGTTCATTGAGCTGGGGGCCGACGACGACCAGTGCGAGTTTCCCTACCTGTTTGCCTCGGGGCTCTCGGGCTACGCTAAGTCTCGGCTAGAGGACGAGGGCGTAGACATGAAGCCTATGTTTGAAGCCATTCTCGACCATGTACCGCCCCCCATCGGCGACCCTGAGAAACCCCTGCAAATTCAGGTAACAACCCTCGACTATTCAGAGTACCTGGGCCGCATTGTGATTGGCAAAATTCACAATGGGGTGATCAACGCGGGGCAGCAGGCCGCTTTGGTGAGAGAAGACGGCAGCCTGGTGAAGTCTAAGATTTCTAAGCTGCTGGGGTTTGAGGGGTTGCAGCGGATTGAAATTGAGCAGGCTTCGGCGGGTCACATTGTGGCGGTGGCCGGCTTTGCCGACGCCAACATCGGTGAAACCATCACTTGCCCCACCAACCCCCAGGCGCTGCCGCTGATTAAGGTCGATGAACCCACCCTGCAGATGACCTTTGTGGTCAACGACTCCCCCTTTGCCGGGCAGGAGGGTACCTTTGTTACCTCTCGGCAGCTGCGCGATCGCCTGATGCGCGAGCTCGAGACCAACGTGGCCCTGCGGGTAGAGCCGACCGATTCCCCCGATCGCTTTTCGGTGTCGGGTCGGGGCGAACTGCACCTGGGCATTTTAATTGAGACCATGCGCCGGGAGGGCTACGAGTTTCAGGTGACTCAGCCCCAGGTGATCTATCGGGAAGTGAACGGGCAGCCCTGTGAACCCTACGAACTGCTGGTGCTCGATGTGCCGGAAGAGGGCGTCGGCGGCTGCATGGAGCGCCTGGGCCAGCGCCGGGGTGAACTGCAAGACATGCGGGTAATGGGTGACGGTCGGGCCACGCTGGAGTTTGTGATTCCAGCGCGGGGGCTGATTGGGTTTCGCGGTGAGTTTATGCGTCTGACCCGAGGCGCAGGCATTATGAATCACAGCTTCTCAGACTATCGCCCGCTCTGTGGCGAAATTGAGTCGCGCCGCAACGGGGTGCTGATTGCCTTTGAGGAGGGCGTCGCCACTTTCTATGCCCTGAAGAACGCTGAGGATCGGGGAATCTTTTTCATTACCCCCGGCACCAAGGTCTACAAGGGCATGATTGTGGGTGAGCACAATCGAAACCAGGATCTCGACCTCAACATCTGCAAGAGTAAGCAGCTCACCAACCACCGGGCCGCTGGCGGCGACGAACTGGTGCAGCTCCAGACTCCTGTGGATATGAGCCTGGAGCGGGCTCTGGAGTACATCGGCCCCGACGAACTGGTCGAAATCACCCCAGAGTCGATCCGCCTGCGCAAGCTGTCTAAGAAGCTGGCCAAGCGCTAA
- the petA gene encoding cytochrome f, which translates to MNRLSLLINGLRPLAITCAAVLTVLAGWLAVPQPAEAYPFWAQENYAVPREATGRIVCANCHLAAKPTKVEVPQAVLPDSVFKLKVEIPYDLNTQQVLGDGSRGGLNVGAVVVLPEGFKIAPPDRISEELKEEVGSTYFLPYSDTQENIVLVGPLPGEQYQEIVFPVLAPDPGQDKSVAFGKYQIHVGGNRGRGQVYPTGQASNNTVYNATVSGTVTAIEPQAAGGYQVTIQPDGGNAVTETIPAGPELLVSEGDVVEAGKPLTTNPNVGGFGQMDTEIVLQSPNRIKGLVAFLAAVMLTQIMLVLKKKQVEKVQAAGMTM; encoded by the coding sequence ATGAATAGACTTTCTTTGTTGATCAACGGCCTGCGCCCCCTCGCCATCACCTGCGCTGCGGTTCTGACGGTGCTGGCTGGCTGGCTAGCGGTTCCCCAGCCCGCCGAGGCGTACCCCTTTTGGGCTCAAGAAAACTACGCGGTGCCCCGCGAAGCCACGGGCCGCATTGTCTGTGCTAACTGCCACCTGGCGGCCAAGCCTACCAAAGTAGAAGTACCGCAGGCGGTGTTGCCCGACTCTGTGTTTAAGCTCAAGGTTGAAATTCCCTACGATCTCAACACCCAGCAGGTGCTAGGCGACGGCAGCCGGGGCGGACTCAACGTTGGGGCCGTGGTAGTGCTGCCCGAGGGCTTTAAAATTGCTCCCCCCGATCGCATTTCTGAAGAACTTAAGGAAGAAGTTGGCAGCACCTACTTCCTACCCTACAGCGACACCCAGGAAAACATCGTGCTGGTTGGCCCGCTGCCCGGTGAGCAGTACCAGGAAATTGTCTTCCCCGTGCTGGCCCCCGATCCCGGCCAGGATAAGTCGGTGGCCTTTGGCAAATACCAGATTCATGTTGGCGGCAACCGCGGTCGAGGCCAGGTTTACCCCACCGGTCAGGCCAGCAACAACACGGTCTACAACGCCACGGTCAGCGGCACCGTCACCGCGATCGAGCCCCAGGCTGCCGGTGGCTACCAGGTCACCATTCAACCAGATGGGGGCAACGCCGTGACCGAGACTATTCCCGCTGGCCCCGAGCTACTGGTGTCTGAGGGCGACGTGGTGGAAGCGGGCAAGCCCCTGACCACCAACCCCAACGTGGGTGGCTTTGGCCAGATGGATACCGAAATTGTGCTGCAAAGCCCTAACCGCATCAAGGGTCTTGTTGCCTTCCTGGCGGCGGTGATGTTAACTCAAATCATGCTGGTGCTGAAGAAAAAGCAGGTGGAGAAGGTACAGGCCGCTGGCATGACCATGTAG
- the petC gene encoding cytochrome b6-f complex iron-sulfur subunit, with amino-acid sequence MTQASGTSDVPDLGRRQFMNLLLLGAASGAVGGMLYPVIKYFIPPSSGSAGGGVTAKNELGNDVIASQFVASHNPGDRVLVQGLKGDPTYLVIQESGSLESYGISSICTHLGCVVPWNASENKFMCPCHGSQYDATGKVVRGPAPLSLALAHADVTDDDKVTLSNWTETDFRTGESPWWA; translated from the coding sequence ATGACTCAAGCTTCTGGAACCTCCGATGTCCCCGATTTGGGACGCCGCCAATTTATGAACCTGCTGCTGCTGGGGGCTGCCTCTGGGGCTGTGGGGGGGATGCTCTATCCCGTGATCAAGTATTTCATTCCCCCCTCCAGCGGTAGCGCCGGGGGCGGAGTAACCGCCAAAAACGAGTTGGGCAACGATGTGATTGCCAGCCAGTTTGTGGCGAGCCACAATCCGGGCGATCGCGTGCTGGTGCAGGGCCTCAAGGGTGACCCCACCTACCTGGTAATCCAAGAGAGTGGTTCCCTAGAGAGCTACGGTATCAGCTCAATTTGCACCCACCTGGGTTGCGTAGTGCCCTGGAACGCCAGCGAGAACAAGTTTATGTGTCCGTGCCACGGCTCTCAGTACGACGCCACCGGCAAAGTCGTGCGTGGCCCAGCCCCCTTGTCCCTGGCCCTGGCTCATGCTGACGTCACCGACGACGACAAAGTCACCCTCAGCAACTGGACCGAAACCGACTTTCGCACCGGCGAGTCGCCCTGGTGGGCTTAG
- a CDS encoding DUF3067 family protein codes for MTGADLQALLIDKWGYSFDIQFRRTQGKIFLQVMWRYLEQVSFPLSEEEYLAHLNQVILYLHEWGQVEYVQRWIAETRDRPRLGKAVSIPLPLGERALEWLTDEF; via the coding sequence GTGACCGGGGCAGATTTACAAGCGCTGTTAATCGACAAGTGGGGCTATTCCTTCGATATTCAGTTTCGGCGCACCCAAGGGAAAATCTTTCTCCAGGTCATGTGGCGGTACCTGGAGCAGGTCTCGTTTCCCCTCAGCGAAGAGGAGTACCTGGCCCACCTCAATCAAGTCATCCTCTATCTGCACGAGTGGGGACAGGTGGAGTACGTGCAGCGGTGGATTGCTGAAACTCGCGATCGCCCCCGCCTGGGCAAAGCCGTCAGCATACCCCTGCCCCTGGGCGAGCGTGCCCTCGAGTGGCTAACCGACGAATTTTAA
- a CDS encoding VOC family protein — MAFCQGIHHVAIICGDYAKSKQFYTQVLGCAVVRETYRAERQSYKLDLRLADGIQLELFSFPHAPPRPSQPEARGLRHLALVVDDLEGAIQHLQACQVATEAIRLDEMTGKRFVFFQDPDHLPIELYER, encoded by the coding sequence ATGGCCTTTTGTCAGGGGATTCACCACGTTGCAATTATCTGCGGCGACTACGCCAAGTCTAAGCAGTTTTATACCCAGGTGCTGGGCTGCGCCGTGGTGCGAGAAACCTACCGGGCCGAGCGCCAGTCCTACAAGCTTGACCTGCGCCTGGCCGATGGCATTCAACTTGAGCTATTTTCCTTTCCCCATGCGCCGCCGCGACCGTCGCAGCCAGAAGCTCGAGGTCTAAGGCATTTAGCCCTGGTGGTTGACGATCTAGAGGGGGCGATTCAGCACCTCCAGGCCTGTCAGGTGGCGACTGAAGCGATCCGCCTCGACGAAATGACGGGCAAGCGCTTTGTCTTTTTCCAAGACCCCGACCATCTGCCTATCGAACTGTACGAGCGCTGA
- a CDS encoding ribose-phosphate pyrophosphokinase, giving the protein MIRSATLPIQTPPLPHFGDNNRLKLFSGSANVDLAREVARYLGLDLGPMVRKRFADGEVYIQIQESIRGCDVYLIQPTCYPVNDHLMELLIMIDACRRASARQITAVIPYYGYARADRKTAGRESITAKLVANLMTKAGASRVLAIDLHSAQIQGYFDIPCDHVYGTPVLIDYISSKNLEDLVVVSPDVGGVARARAFAKKLNDAPLAIIDKRRQAHNVAEVMNVVGDVRGKTAVLVDDMIDTAGTICEGARLLKQEGAHQVYACATHAVFSPPAVERLSAGLFEEVIVTNTIPMTATRQFPQLTVLSMANLLGEAIWRIHEESSVSSMFR; this is encoded by the coding sequence GTGATCCGTTCCGCCACTTTGCCGATTCAAACTCCGCCGCTGCCGCACTTTGGAGACAACAACCGTCTCAAGCTATTTTCTGGCTCTGCCAATGTCGATCTGGCGCGCGAAGTGGCTCGCTACCTGGGCCTAGACCTCGGCCCCATGGTGCGCAAGCGCTTTGCCGACGGCGAAGTTTATATTCAAATTCAAGAGTCGATTCGCGGCTGCGATGTCTACCTGATTCAGCCCACCTGCTATCCGGTGAACGATCACCTGATGGAGCTGCTGATCATGATTGACGCCTGCAGGCGGGCCTCGGCACGGCAGATCACGGCAGTGATTCCCTACTATGGCTACGCCCGAGCCGATCGCAAAACCGCCGGGCGCGAGTCGATTACCGCCAAGCTGGTGGCGAACCTGATGACCAAGGCGGGAGCCAGCCGCGTGCTGGCCATCGATTTACACTCTGCCCAAATTCAGGGCTATTTTGATATCCCCTGCGATCATGTCTACGGCACCCCGGTGCTCATCGACTATATCTCCAGCAAAAATTTAGAAGATCTGGTGGTGGTGTCTCCCGACGTTGGCGGGGTGGCCCGCGCCCGCGCCTTTGCCAAAAAGCTCAACGACGCTCCCCTGGCCATCATCGACAAGCGCCGCCAGGCCCACAATGTGGCGGAGGTGATGAACGTAGTGGGCGACGTGCGCGGTAAAACAGCGGTGCTGGTAGACGACATGATTGACACCGCTGGCACCATCTGCGAGGGGGCGCGCCTGCTCAAACAGGAGGGTGCCCACCAGGTTTACGCCTGCGCTACCCATGCGGTGTTTTCTCCCCCGGCGGTGGAGCGTCTGTCCGCCGGGCTGTTTGAAGAGGTCATTGTCACCAATACCATCCCGATGACGGCCACGCGTCAGTTCCCGCAGCTAACGGTGCTGTCGATGGCCAATCTGCTGGGAGAAGCCATCTGGCGCATCCATGAAGAAAGCTCTGTGAGCAGCATGTTTCGCTAG
- a CDS encoding carbon-nitrogen hydrolase family protein → MRAYRAAAVQMTSVPDLAKNLAQAEELIDLAVRQGAELVSLPENFSFLGNEDAKITQADTISQASEAFLKTMAQRYQVTLIGGGYPVPAKEGKVFNTALLVSPEGQELLRYEKVHLFDVNLPDGNTYRESNTVISGHLLPDVFPSKPFGILGLSVCYDVRFPELYRHLSQQGAEVLVVPAAFTEFTGKDHWQVLLQARAIENTCYIIAPAQTGFHNARRQSHGHAMIIDPWGIVLADAGVEKGVAIAEINPDRISQVRRQMPSLAHRVFP, encoded by the coding sequence ATGAGAGCGTATCGGGCCGCCGCCGTACAGATGACCAGTGTGCCAGACTTGGCCAAAAATTTGGCCCAGGCCGAAGAGCTAATTGATCTGGCGGTGCGTCAGGGGGCAGAACTGGTCAGCCTCCCCGAAAATTTCTCGTTTCTGGGCAACGAAGACGCCAAAATCACCCAGGCCGACACCATCAGCCAGGCCAGCGAAGCATTTCTCAAAACCATGGCCCAGCGCTACCAGGTGACGCTAATCGGCGGCGGCTATCCCGTGCCCGCCAAAGAAGGGAAAGTCTTTAACACCGCGCTGCTGGTTTCCCCCGAGGGCCAAGAGCTGCTGCGCTACGAAAAAGTGCACCTGTTCGATGTCAACCTGCCCGACGGCAATACCTACCGCGAATCCAATACCGTCATTTCGGGCCACCTGCTGCCCGATGTGTTCCCCTCTAAACCCTTCGGCATTTTGGGCCTGTCGGTGTGCTACGACGTGCGCTTTCCAGAGCTGTACCGCCACCTTTCGCAGCAGGGGGCCGAGGTCTTAGTCGTGCCCGCCGCCTTCACCGAGTTCACCGGCAAAGATCACTGGCAGGTGCTGCTGCAAGCCCGCGCCATTGAGAATACCTGCTACATCATTGCCCCAGCCCAAACCGGCTTCCACAACGCCCGCCGTCAGTCCCACGGCCACGCGATGATCATCGACCCTTGGGGGATAGTGCTGGCCGATGCCGGGGTTGAAAAGGGGGTTGCGATCGCCGAAATCAACCCCGATCGCATTTCCCAGGTGCGCCGCCAAATGCCCTCATTGGCCCACCGGGTCTTTCCCTAA